ACGGCCTGCCGGGCGGCGCCGAGCCGGTCGAGGATCGCCTCGGCGTGCGGCAGCAGCGCGCGGCCCGGCTCGGTGAGCGCGATGCCGCGCGGCAGCCGGTCCAGCAGCCGGGCGCCGACCTCCGCCTCCAGCGCCGCGATCTGCCGGGACACCGCCGACTGGGTGAACCGCAGGCGGCGGGCGGCGGCGGTGATCGAGCCGAGGTGGGCGACGGTCCGGAACACCTCGAGCAGCTGCGTCTCCATCCAGGCATGCTATCTGGGCATGGCAGCCATGCCAGACAGTCGTTTGTCGCATGCCTCGGACGCTCCTAGGTTCGAGGCATGACGAACATCGCGGTGCTGGGCACCGGGAGGATGGGCAGTGCTGTCGTGCGGCGGTTGAGCGCGGCGGGACATGTGGTGACGGCGTGGAGCCGGAACCCGGCGCGGGCCGCCGCGACCGGCGCGAAGGTGGCGGAGTCCCCGGCCGAGGCGGTCGCCGGGGCCGACGTGGTGATCACGGTGCTGACCGACGGGGCGGCCGTAGCGGAGGTGTTGTTCGGATCGGGGGCGACGCTGCGGCCCGGGACCGTGCTGGTGCAGATGTCGACGATCGGGCCGGAGGCGACGGCGGCGATCGTCGAGCGGCTGCCGGGGGACGTGTCGTTCGTGGACGCGCCGGTGATGGGCAGCGTCGACGCGGTCGCGGCCGGGACGCTGGTGATCCTGGCCAGTGGCGCGGTGGAGGCGGCCGAGCCGGTGCTGCGGCACCTCGGCACGATCCAGCGGTGCGACGCGGCAAGCGCGGTCAAGGTCATGCAGATGACCGCGGCGCTGACCGCCATCGGCGCGCTGCACGACACGCTGGAGGTCGCCGCCGCGCTCGGCATCGACCGGGCGGCGGCGATGGAGCTGCTGGCCGCGGGGCCGCTGGCCGGCGCGCTGCGGCGGGCGACGAGCACCACGGCCGACTTCCCGGTCGCGCTGGCCGCCAAAGACCTCCGGTTCGCAAGCGGGACGACACCCGTCGTCGAGGCCACGCTGAGCCTGCTCGCGGCCGTGCCCGACCAGCAGGCCGACATCTGCGCGCTGATCGATCGGGAGTCCCGGTGAAACTCACCCTCGACAACCCGGCGACCGCGCCCGCGCCGTACGCGAATCGGTTTTCGCATGTCGCCCGCCTGGACCTGCCCGGCGGCGCCCTGCTGACCCTCTCCGGGCAGGTCGCGATCGACGACACCGGTGCGGTGCTCGCCCCGGGCGAGGCCGGTCCGCAGGCGGCCCGCATCTTCGAGGTCATCGGCGGGCTGCTCGCGGCGCACGGGGCGGGCTTCGGCGACGTCCTGCACGTGCGGACCTACATGCTGGACCTGGCGGACCTGCCGGCTTACGCGGCGGTGCGGCGGGAGGTCTTCACCGGTACGCCACCGGCGAGCACCACCGTCCAGGTCAGCGGCCTGTTCCTGCCCGGCCTGGTGCTCGAGGTCGAGGTGACCGCGGCGGTCGGTGACCGCACCT
Above is a genomic segment from Actinoplanes ianthinogenes containing:
- a CDS encoding NAD(P)-dependent oxidoreductase; amino-acid sequence: MTNIAVLGTGRMGSAVVRRLSAAGHVVTAWSRNPARAAATGAKVAESPAEAVAGADVVITVLTDGAAVAEVLFGSGATLRPGTVLVQMSTIGPEATAAIVERLPGDVSFVDAPVMGSVDAVAAGTLVILASGAVEAAEPVLRHLGTIQRCDAASAVKVMQMTAALTAIGALHDTLEVAAALGIDRAAAMELLAAGPLAGALRRATSTTADFPVALAAKDLRFASGTTPVVEATLSLLAAVPDQQADICALIDRESR
- a CDS encoding RidA family protein; translated protein: MKLTLDNPATAPAPYANRFSHVARLDLPGGALLTLSGQVAIDDTGAVLAPGEAGPQAARIFEVIGGLLAAHGAGFGDVLHVRTYMLDLADLPAYAAVRREVFTGTPPASTTVQVSGLFLPGLVLEVEVTAAVGDRT